In bacterium, a single genomic region encodes these proteins:
- the purN gene encoding phosphoribosylglycinamide formyltransferase: MLKCGVLISGRGSNLLAIIKAIEEEKINAKIVCVISDKEDAKGLKIAKKHNIEAIFLSPLGLSKEEYDRLIVEKLKKRDVSLVLLAGFMRIISPFFVNEYKNRIMNIHPSLLPSFPGLSAQKQALEYGVNVSGCTVHFVDESCDTGPIILQRAVFVLPGDTEETLSARILEEEHKIYPEAIRLFSEGRLEISGRKVSIK; this comes from the coding sequence ATGTTAAAATGTGGTGTCCTGATTTCCGGAAGGGGATCAAACCTTCTTGCAATAATTAAAGCAATAGAAGAAGAAAAAATAAATGCCAAAATTGTCTGTGTAATCAGCGACAAAGAGGATGCAAAGGGGCTTAAAATAGCAAAAAAGCACAATATAGAAGCCATTTTTTTAAGCCCTTTGGGATTATCAAAAGAGGAATATGATAGGCTAATTGTAGAAAAGCTTAAAAAGAGGGATGTTTCTCTTGTCCTATTAGCTGGTTTTATGAGGATAATTTCTCCATTCTTTGTAAATGAATATAAGAATAGAATTATGAATATCCATCCATCTCTCCTTCCCTCATTTCCTGGATTATCTGCCCAAAAGCAGGCATTAGAATATGGCGTTAATGTTTCAGGATGCACAGTGCATTTTGTTGATGAGAGCTGTGATACAGGGCCAATTATTCTACAAAGGGCTGTTTTTGTTTTGCCAGGCGATACAGAGGAAACCTTATCGGCAAGAATATTAGAGGAAGAACATAAAATATACCCTGAGGCAATAAGGCTTTTTAGCGAGGGAAGGCTTGAGATTTCAGGAAGGAAGGTTAGTATAAAATGA
- the rpsE gene encoding 30S ribosomal protein S5 produces the protein MDDYNSITEEMETHSEDLPLFEKVISINRITKTTKGGKRLRFSALVVVGDKNGSVGIGMSKAAEVPKAVLKAVEYAKKHLERIALKDGTLLFPVSAKSCASCVLLKPAPPGTGIVAGNTSRAVFEALGIKDVVCKSLKSNNPINVIKATMAGLRKMNMIYKRHNVKAKIQEQE, from the coding sequence ATGGACGATTATAATTCAATTACAGAAGAGATGGAGACACATTCAGAAGACCTTCCATTATTTGAAAAGGTTATCTCTATAAACAGAATAACAAAAACAACAAAGGGTGGAAAAAGGCTTCGTTTTTCAGCATTGGTAGTTGTAGGAGATAAAAATGGCTCTGTAGGGATAGGAATGTCAAAGGCAGCAGAGGTTCCTAAGGCTGTTTTAAAGGCTGTTGAATATGCGAAGAAGCACCTTGAAAGGATTGCCCTAAAAGATGGAACGCTTTTATTCCCTGTTTCTGCCAAATCTTGTGCCTCTTGTGTTCTTCTTAAGCCTGCACCCCCTGGAACAGGCATTGTTGCAGGTAATACCTCAAGGGCTGTTTTTGAAGCACTCGGGATAAAAGATGTGGTTTGTAAATCCCTTAAAAGTAACAATCCCATCAATGTAATTAAAGCAACAATGGCAGGATTGAGGAAAATGAATATGATTTACAAAAGGCATAATGTAAAAGCAAAGATTCAGGAACAGGAATAG